In Magnolia sinica isolate HGM2019 chromosome 16, MsV1, whole genome shotgun sequence, the genomic window atgatgtcgatcccccactgagcgaaCAGCCATGGAccgctcatgggagtcatttcttCTGCAGGTTTTCTCGGCACAGCCGCAtatcgttgacatttgtcgcacctTTGAACGTATGTCTTCGAGTCCTCCCTGACGGTCGGCTAAAAATATCCTTGTCGGAGTATTTTTCAGGGCCAAGGCTCGACCACCGGAATgatttccgcagattccttcgtgAATCTCCCGAATCACATAATCTACCTCATCGGGTCGGAGGcacctgaggtagggctgtgaatgcCCTTTCTTATACAACATCCCGTTTAGGATTATATACCGCGCTGCTCTAACTCTCAGGCGTCTTGCTTCCGACCTATCTAAAGGAACCTCATCAATCATGAGGTAGCCATAAATCAGGTCCATCCAGCTCAGAGTATCATCTACTGGGTTGACTGTTCTCTTCTCTGCCTGGTCGATGCTAGGATGTTCTATGAACTTAACAGGAATAATTCACGGGATCTTCCCTTCCGTGGCTGAGGTTAGCTTCGCTAGAGCGTCGGCTCAGAAATTTTTTGCTCTAGGAATCTGATAGATAGTGCAGCTCCAAAATCTTTCTATCAATTTCCTTGCTTCGGCTAGGTAAGCAATCATCCTAGTCTTCTTGGCCTCGTATTCGGTGGAGATATGATTCACAACTAGCTAAGAATCACACCTTACCTGGAGAGATTGGACCCCCAGGCTAGCTGTCAGCCTGAGTCCAGCCAGTAGAGCCTCGTACTCCGCCTCATTGTTAGAGGCCTTGAAACCGACTGATCGCGTACTGGATGGATGTGGAATCAGGCGAGACCAGGACGATTCCTGCTCCGACACGCTTGACACTGGACAACCCTCTACATAGAGAACCCATCCTGGTTTTGATACCCCTTTTTGATTACTTGGAGGAATAGGCAAAGGAGTCAACTTGAGTTTGGCACTGATCTCTCCTTCGTTCGGGATGATGAATTCCGCAATGAAGTCAGCCACGGCTTGGTCCTTAATTGTTGTCCTTGGTCAGAACTGGATGTCGAACTCCCCGAGTTCGATGGCCCACTTAGTTAGCCAACTCGACACTTTGGGCCTCTGGAGGGCTTGTTTAAGGGGAGAATCGGCCAATAAAATGACGAAATAGGCCTGGAAGTACGGACGCAACCTCCGAGCTAAGATGACGAGACAGAGTGCTAACTTCTCTAGAGCTGGATATCTCGTCTCGGTGGGCACCATAGCCTTACTCACATAATAAACGGGATGCTGCTTACCTCATACCTCTCTAATCAGTGCCGAGCTGACTGCTGAGGCTGAGACCACGAGATAGAAGAACGGGGGCTCGCCTTCTTCAAGCTTAGACAGTAGGGGTGGTGAACCTAAATATTGCTTTAGCTGCTAAAAGGCTTGTTCGCATTCTGACGTCCATtctgccttcttatgacccttcaactgttgaaagaagAGGAGGCATTTATCCATGGCTCTGGATATGAACCGTCCGAGCGCTGTTACTCATCTAGTGAGGCATTGTATCTCCTTGACAATCCGAAGTGAGCTCATATCGAGGAGTGCTTTGATTTTGTCGGGGTTCGCTTCAATGCCCCTCTGGTTGACTTGAAACCCGAGGAATTTACCAGAGTCGACTTCGAAGGTGCACTTCGCGGGATTCAGCTTCATTTGGTATTCTCGGAGGATGGTGAAAGTCTCTATGAAATCTGTCAAGTGATCGGATGCCTTGATGCTCttcacaagcatgtcgtcgacgtaCACTTCCTAGTATGCCCGATCTGTTTAGCAAACATATGATTCAGCCTTTGATACATGGCCCCAACGTTTTTCAAGCCAAACGGCATGACCCGGTAATAGTAGAGTCCCTTATCAGTgacgaaggtagtcttctgcctatCTGGGGGATGCATCATGATCTGATTATATCCGGAGTAAGCGTCCAGGAAGGAGAGTAGTACGTGCCCTACTGTACTGTCCACTAGCTGATCAATCCAAGGCAACGGGAAGCTCTCCTTCGAACACGCCTTATTCAAATTCGAATAATCTATGCAAACCCACCATTTCTTGTTGGCTTTCTTGACAAGGACCACGTTTGCGACCCAATCGGGATAGTGCACCTCCTCTATGAAGCCGGCGTCGAGCAGAATGAAGACTTTGTCGGCTATGGCTTCATACCGCTCGGCATCGAACGATCTCCTCTTCTATTTCACGGGTTTGTGATCCGGGTCCACATTCAACCTGTGGACCATGACATCCGGGGAGATTCCGGGCATGTCCTCATGAGACCATGCAAAGACATCCCTATGTCGCCATAGGAAAGTCAACATCTCAGACCACTGCTCAGAACTTAATGACGTTCCAAGCTGAACTATCTTGCTCGGGTCTGCTTCATCAAGCGGTACTTTCTCCAGGTCTTCCACAGATGAGTCCTCTGTAGGTCCTTTAGGATCTAAGACATTGACAGTGAGTGCTTGCTTCACGAACCCTTTCTTAATTGATATAGTGTAACCTCTCCGAGCTTCGCGCTGATCGCCTCGGAGGTAACCTGTTCCGCCCTTAGCGGGaaacttcatcatcagatgatagGTGAAAACGACTGTCCTCATTGCATTGAGAGAAGGTTTGCCCAAAATAACATTGTGCACTAATAGCACATTGATAACGAGGAAGTCCACCATGAGGGTGGCTTGATGTTATCCTTCTCCTGCGGTCACGAGGAGAGAGATGGCTCCTTCAGAGATTACCCTTTCTCTATCAAAGCCATGTAGGAGGTCTTCACGGGTCTGAGACATGACCTTGAAATACTCATTCTTTCAAAGGCTTCGGAGTAGATCACGTCGGCCAAGCTTCCGGTGTCAACTAGGATGCGGTACACCTTATGGTTAGCTACGGTCATAATAACTACCAGGGCGTCGTCATACGGATGCTGGATTCCTCACGCATCGTCTTCCGTGAAGGTCAGACTGCATGGGCTGACACGAATTTCCTTGCTAAGCCGCTCGATCATGTGGATGTAATGCTCCGGATCAGACTTCCGAGAGTGAGCTTTTCGAGCCCGGTTTGAGTCTCCTCCACCAGACGAGCCACCGAAGATGGTGCGGATTTCGGCCTGCTCTTCTGGGGTGTTGTTCGGCTGCTCTCGCTCTTCTTTCTGAGCCGTTCTTTCTTCCTTGGTATATCGGCGCAGATGACCCTTGCGAATGAGGGTCTCAATCTCATCCTTAAGGTCCGCGCAGTTGGCTGTGTTGTGGCCGTGATCTTGGTAGAAACGGCAATACTTACATTTGTCTCGATGGTCCGGATCAGCCTTCATACAAACAGGCCATTTGAGAAGCTTCTGCCCTTGGATGTCCAGTAGAATCTGCTTGGTGGATGTGTGGAGGGGGGCGTAGGAACGGAATTTACCCTCTAGTTTCCTGTTCGGACGACGATCATGGGGAGCACGGTCATCTGGTCCTTTGTTGGGTGTCTAAGGTTCTTCGTTCCTTAGCTTATTCCCTTTGCCAGTTGGCTTGGTTACTTGAACATTTTTGCAGGCATTGGAGAATTCCTCAGCATTAGCATACTTTTGAGATCTAGTGATGAGCTCAGCTAATGTCTTCGGAGGATTCTTCCTAATGGAGAAGGCAAACTTCTCCTCTTTTAGACCACTGAACACTGCAGAGAGCGTCATCTTGTCGTCATAGTCCTCCACCTGTAATGCTTCTTCATTGAAACGAGCGATGTAGTCTTTCAATGATTCCTTTGGCTCTTGTTTGATGGTGAACATGTGGGTGTTTGGTTTCTAGctcttcttaccacttatgaattaGGTAAGGAATGATCGGCTAAGCTCCGTGAAGGAACCAATGGAGTTGGGTTTGAGCTGGTGGTACCAAATCCGAGTGGATCCCATGAGTGTGATTGAGAATCCTCTACACATCATCGCATCCGTCGCTGTCTGGATTTGCATCCATGAATGATAAGCCTTCACATGTTCAGATGGGTCACTGGACCCAGAGTATTGGATGACGGAAGGTATCCGGAACCTCTATGGCATCACCTCGCTCATGATTgttgaggtgaagggaggctcggtctctttcATTATTACCTGAATGGCAGTGGAAACTGATGACGACTGCTGCTTCTTTTCTAGTGTCAGAATTTTGTTGTTGAGCTCCACGAACCGTGTTTCCCAATGATCTTTATTTTCAGCTACTATCTTTTGGGTGTCTTCTATTTCAAGAGTTCTCCTTCCCCTCCTCCTTTCCAACTCATGGTGGAGATCTGTTGGTGCCAAGGTCGAGGTGATTGAGGCATTCGTTAGAGCTCGAGTCGCTGTGTTTGAAGCTGAAACTCGAATTTGAGTCAGGGGAGGGTTCTGAACCGAAGCTGGCGCCCGAGCAAGTTGACGTTGGGGCTCTTCGGGTCTCATACTCCTCGGCATGCAATGGGCTTCCACAACCGAGCCAGCCGGTTCAGGAACATGGTTTTCCTAAGTAAGATGTGGTTGCGACTCTCGTCGCTGCTTCATCTGGTTAATTTCATCGCGCAGGGCTTGTATCTCGCTCTGCATAGCTCGATACTTGCTTGCCCGATTGTGAGAATGCTGAGAAGGCCTTGGAGTTGATTTAATGTGAAGTAGTGAAGAGGAACGGGTCTGATCATTTTGCTCCGGTTCCTTAGCtactactttcttctttcctcttgccattatGCTTTAGAATAGGAACATGACCTTTCGTATCAGATTCCCACAGACGATGCCATAAATGTTGATGACTAATCTGGATGACTCCCCACTCCGAATTACAAACTCCGAACCACTTCAATGTCTCGAACCTGCACACTTGCaataagcaaaggagaccctggtctaagcaggggacccttcgatgcctaagtcaggtcaagggaatctgggtctaagttcggGAGTAGTAggagagtgcaagatgttgcgtacctATAGCAATGGAgtctcattgtatttatacctgactatcGGACGGTCTGGGTttgttaatctcggcacgattcgctCAATCAGTGGGATTctatgatcgtggagatattgtcCGTAATCCAGGGATCGTGTAGCGTATCATGCGTATCTGCGGGCGAAACAATCGGTCGTGTCtgcttaaggtagtttcttagtttagcgcaTGGAGCGTCCACATCCAATCCCGACCTCGACTCGGGATCTCGGGCTAAAGAGGTCCTAACTTTGAGCCTCGGACCTagatcaacaaacacatgggctTTTGCCATTGAGTTATTCCAACGGAGACTGCGTCCTGAGTCCGAACCAAGCTCCGGCCTGGGCTCATGGTGGACTCGGCCTTACTTATCTGTCGAATATTCCAGAAATCTGCACTTCGAGCTTCGAGGTGGGCGGCGGACCTGTCCTGTCGAGTTAAGTTTTCCCGTAACGGGTGACATAGATGTGAGTGGTCGAGCTATCCATTTCTGGTCGGACAATAGTGGGACGGCCTGAAGTCTTCGGTCTGAGCTTCACACCGACTGTCTCGGTCTTAGATCACTCCGAACCGACTACCTGCCTCGGAGCAGGAGCGCGACTGTGACCGAGCCGGGAATCTTCCTTCCCTTCAGTAGTATTTATCATTTTAGATTGACTTTTATGTGTCCGATCGGATTAAGGAGATGTCGGTCCTCGGAATTgaaggggctcggatcttcccataacaccatccattcctttttctcatatcatgTTAAAGTATGggccaaaaattgaggcagatccaaccctcaagtgggccacaccaattaatAAGCTTGGAATGCACTAAATGCACAAGTACTAAAGGCAAGAGTCATCTCTAGCGTGGTCCACTAGAACGTTAGATTTATCTATTTTCAACCCCATATATCTTagcatgatatgagaaaagggatagattgcgtggataaacaaatacatttatggtgggccccacgcagatTCGATCAGACGAGGTCGGACACAATCTACTTCCCTCAATAAGTAAGCCTTAATCAATGGCACAATATCTAATACATGTTTTGGCCTCTCAGTCCATGCCCTAATCAATGGCCCCGATTTCTTGATCCACTTTGTTAATCCTGGGATCAAAGTCAAGCTGACCCACTAAGTGACATGGTCCATATCTAACCGATGGTTTGGAACTGTATTAGTAAGAGATGGTTTGATTTTGTGGCATAGAAATTACTCGCGATAGCTGCGGGAGCTGATTCAATCAGGTCAAGGCTGACTGAGTTCGATCAAGCCATGgccgtaggacccaccttgatgtatatgttttacatctacgctatccatccatttttttagatcattttagaatgtgAGACCATAAATGAAGTATGTTATCGCTGAATTTTGGCCAACAGATACGATTAATGTAGAAGTATGCCCTCTGATGGACTTATAAAGGACATGAGAGATGTAGATAACGGGGGGTGCCGATGGCTGGCtatggaccctccgatgcctaagttaggctagtTAATTTTGATCAAGGGTGAAGGCTAAGGTTTTTCTTCCTACCTCTTCTCGTTTAGGGtagttgcatatatatatatatatatatatatatatatatatatatatatatatatatatatagagagagagagagagagagagagagagagagagagagagagaggtcttgAGCGGTTCTGAAACCGTCGTGTATTAATGGGATATGTTGGAGAGTCTTTGTTTTGATGGGTAACTGCCTCCGAAGATGTCATCGAGCTCACCTCTCTCGGCGTAATCATTACTGAGGTTGGGTCGGTTCCACctttcccgagtttggggcgcaATCCCCTTAGAGTTATTCATACCGCCTCAAGCAGtggtcaacctggtcaactcgGGGTGTTGGGGAGCTTGGGGCTCAAGCTCCTTCCCTTATGGGTGGCTCGAGCTCCTTCCCTTATGAGTCCATCATCTGCGTCGTAGACATTCCTGGTGACGTGAGTCATCACCCACCACACTTTATCTTCGAACAACTCAACTTGAGGGCTCATCTCTGCGTTAGATTAACTCCTCATCTCTCCTCAATGCCCTTATGCTTGATCTGTTGCCACCTTAGCTCGGGGTTTACCTCAGCTTGGAGACACATCACTTGTAGTTGGACGGTCATTCTTCCTGTGTGGGTGCAGATTAGATATTGAACACTTTAGTAATcaaaaggctactgaagtgatgtagCAAAACCTAATTGGTTAGATACCAACAGTCTTTCCTTTTATAATGAATGCTCATTTAGTTGAAACTTCGTTAGAAATCTTCCACCGTTTGGTTGTACACTTACTCGACCCGGagtgcacctaatccgctctcaccctgtatacaaagctcaggtggccctaTAAAGGTATCAATCAAACAATTCAAGGAATACCCAAATCCTGATGATTACGTTAATAGGTTCAATGACAAAAAAACATTACGATGGCTCTATAAAGGTTTCAATCACTAGTTGTCATTAactccactatttcatgtggtgtggtccacttgaacttcggatttgctttatttttgggttcatgacttaaaatgagatggaaaaacggatagacagtgtggatataaaacacattcatcacgttgggcccacagCGCCCAGCTCATCAAAACACCGACAACACAACCTAATCCGTGACCCTTATAACATtacacacgtgatgtatgggccTCTCCAGTTGTTGGAACCCTACTTGTAGATAAAGACTTTGATAGTCTAGCAGAGTTGGATGGTTCATACGTAGGCACCAAGGAATTGTACACCTGACatacaagtaattaaaattaaaccGTCAAATTATGTGCACCCCAGTTTAGATGGTTCGTAAATTTAAAGTTACACACACTGATTTGATCTTTTAACTAGCTTGTCAGAGGACTTCTCGTGGATAGTCAAAATGAGAAaatattaatggtgtggatcatgGGAGGAAGAAGCATTATCACATGccacaagaaaggaaaaaaaaaaagtgaagaggAGATGCCCACCGTTGGTTTATGTGAGGGGCTCATTATGTTGTTTAGACATCATTGCACCCGTTCATTATGTGGGTCTCATGTGGATGAAGGACCAATTCGAAAATTAGGAAATTTTAtaattcaggtgagccacactacaTGATTTAGTAGATTGCATGATTTTACGGTTTCTATTAGCgtagcccacctgagctttgaatctggagcgtgagcggattaggtgcacaTCAGGTCCAGTTCATGCACAGTCAAACGATGAAAAATTTCTAATGAAACCCCAACCAAAAGAACATTCATTGTAAAAGAAAAGACGGTTGGTATTCAACCAATCAGATTTTACCATGTCACTTTAATAATCTTTTAGCTACTCAAGTGTTCAGTATTTAATCCGTGGACTGCTCGTATGAGGACCAATTCAGTTTCCCACAACAAAGCTGTTCCAAATCTTTTATATACTATAATaaagaaaacaacagtgattgacaattaaattttttttaagctatcgagttttggatcaaataatatttgtattttatcttcatccaggtcaacgagttgaatggcaaataaaaattacaatgggccttaagaaaTTTGTAATAGTAAGCCTTCAATGGTTATTGTTTACAagggtgtggttcacctgaaatttggatatgcttcattttttagcctgCTTTTTAAAATGAGTCTGAAAAAACAAGATGGCAGGCATGGATACACAATACATGAATCAACTTAGGCCCCGACCTCACCCAATCCGCTTTCGTTAGCGCACAAAAGGACAGAAAAAAGGTCCCCGATTGGGCAATACGCCGCCTGACGTATGGacgcaggttgagtagcgagacacgctacggaagtgacgtccccaagttctgtggacccattatgatgcatgtgtcgtatccacaacgtccatatTATTTCAAGGCATGACCTAGAGGACGAGTAAGatacaaagctttagtggaccccaccacagaaaacagcaggaagattgatgcctaccgttgaaaccttcctaaggcccaccaggatgttctttcgaaatccaacctgttcaaaagttttaaaaaaaatacaacaaagggaaaacacatatatcagcttgatcgaaaacttccgtggcctttcgaagttttcaacggtggtgtcactctctccactgttttctgtggtgggtccacgaGAGCTTTGCACGTGACTCATTATTTGGgtattaccttaaaatgatctctccagatggatgggcctaatgatgtcacttcagtggcagtcttgctactcaacctgtcatagcCAATCCGCGCCCTG contains:
- the LOC131228909 gene encoding uncharacterized protein LOC131228909: MFTIKQEPKESLKDYIARFNEEALQVEDYDDKMTLSAVFSGLKEEKFAFSIRKNPPKTLAELITRSQKYANAEEFSNACKNVQTPNKGPDDRAPHDRRPNRKLEGKFRSYAPLHTSTKQILLDIQGQKLLKWPVCMKADPDHRDKCKYCRFYQDHGHNTANCADLKDEIETLIRKGHLRRYTKEERTAQKEEREQPNNTPEEQAEIRTIFGGSSGGGDSNRARKAHSRKSDPEHYIHMIERLSKEIRVSPCSLTFTEDDA